The proteins below come from a single Stutzerimonas stutzeri RCH2 genomic window:
- a CDS encoding sugar transferase translates to MIRIFDFVFSLLGLVFGFPVLVLLTIVGLFDTGSPIFRQVRVGRHKQPFTLVKFRTMRVDTASVATHLASSASITRFGHFLRKTKLDELPQLWNVLKGEMSLVGPRPGLFNQEELTVERAKRGVYDVRPGITGLAQVSEIDMSTPVLLAETDLQMIKSLTLANYFKYIFMTVAGKGAGDRVVR, encoded by the coding sequence GTGATCCGTATTTTCGATTTTGTCTTCTCTCTGCTGGGGTTGGTTTTCGGCTTTCCTGTGCTCGTATTACTTACGATCGTCGGACTTTTCGATACAGGTTCCCCGATTTTTCGGCAAGTGCGTGTCGGTCGCCATAAGCAGCCGTTCACGCTGGTTAAGTTCCGCACCATGCGGGTGGACACGGCGTCGGTTGCCACGCATCTGGCCAGTAGTGCGTCGATTACGCGATTCGGTCATTTTTTGCGCAAGACGAAGCTCGACGAGCTACCGCAGCTCTGGAATGTGCTCAAGGGTGAGATGAGCTTGGTGGGACCACGTCCTGGGCTGTTCAACCAAGAGGAGTTGACGGTCGAACGGGCCAAACGTGGTGTTTACGATGTGCGCCCTGGCATAACGGGCCTGGCCCAGGTTAGCGAGATCGATATGTCGACGCCGGTTTTGTTGGCCGAAACCGACCTGCAAATGATTAAGAGCCTGACTCTGGCTAACTACTTCAAGTACATCTTTATGACTGTGGCTGGAAAAGGCGCCGGAGATCGCGTCGTTCGATAG
- a CDS encoding polysaccharide biosynthesis protein, which translates to MAEKLRARLVSLPRRYKRLIQLAADIVLVWVALWLAFVVRLGDSKNIEPLDGHAWLFGIAPVIAIPFFIRFGMYRAVMRYFGNDALMAIAKAVTLSALLLSLAVYWNSDAPKLIPRSMVFNYWWLSLVLIGGLRLVMRQYFMGDWFSPTTLTKFKGKEAGLPKVAVYGAGAAGNQLVAALRMGRAMRPVAFIDDDPNLHNRVIAGLRVYSAKHIGQLVEDTGAGEILLAIPSASRGRRREILEMLERFPLHVRSVPGFMDLASGKVQVEDIQEVDIADLLGRDAVPPQQALFEKCIRGKVVMVTGAGGSIGSELCRQILSNKPQALLLFEHSEFNLYSIHMELERLIERTSLPIRLVPILGSIRNADRLLDVMRTWGVETIYHAAAYKHVPMVEHNVAEGVLNNVIGTLNTAQAAVQAGVSNFVLISTDKAVRPTNVMGSTKRVAELVLQALSREPAPGLFGTAGSVHHVNKTRFTMVRFGNVLGSSGSVIPRFYAQIRAGGPVTVTHPKITRYFMTIPEAAQLVIQAGSMGQGGDVFVLDMGQPVKIAELAEKLIHLSGLSVRSEKCPHGDIAIEYTGLRPGEKLYEELLIGDNVSPTEHPMIMRADEEYLDWDVLKDRLAKLLKAVESDDYPQVRQLLREVVSGYVPEGEIVDWIYQQRRVEPE; encoded by the coding sequence TTGGCGGAAAAATTGCGGGCCCGATTGGTTTCTTTGCCTCGGCGCTACAAGCGCTTGATCCAGCTAGCGGCGGATATCGTGCTGGTATGGGTGGCGCTCTGGTTGGCCTTTGTGGTGCGGCTGGGCGACTCTAAAAATATCGAGCCGTTGGATGGCCATGCCTGGCTGTTCGGTATCGCGCCCGTCATCGCTATTCCATTCTTTATCCGCTTCGGCATGTACCGCGCGGTGATGCGCTATTTCGGCAACGATGCGCTGATGGCCATTGCCAAGGCTGTCACGTTGTCTGCTTTGCTACTTTCCCTCGCTGTGTATTGGAACTCCGACGCGCCCAAGCTGATCCCGCGCTCGATGGTGTTCAACTACTGGTGGCTGAGCTTGGTACTGATTGGCGGCTTGCGGTTGGTGATGCGCCAATACTTCATGGGGGATTGGTTCTCTCCGACCACACTTACCAAGTTCAAAGGCAAGGAAGCGGGTTTGCCGAAGGTTGCCGTATATGGCGCGGGCGCCGCGGGTAATCAGTTGGTTGCAGCGTTGCGCATGGGGCGTGCCATGCGGCCGGTGGCGTTCATCGACGACGACCCGAACCTGCATAACCGAGTCATTGCCGGGCTGCGGGTGTATTCGGCGAAGCATATCGGGCAACTGGTGGAGGATACGGGGGCGGGTGAGATCCTGCTGGCCATTCCTTCCGCTTCACGCGGCCGTCGGCGCGAGATTCTGGAAATGCTCGAGCGTTTCCCGCTGCATGTACGCAGTGTGCCGGGCTTTATGGATTTGGCGAGCGGAAAAGTGCAGGTCGAAGATATTCAGGAGGTGGATATTGCCGACCTGTTAGGGCGCGATGCCGTACCGCCGCAGCAGGCACTGTTCGAGAAGTGTATTCGTGGCAAGGTGGTGATGGTGACCGGTGCAGGCGGGTCTATCGGCTCGGAGCTGTGCCGTCAGATCCTTTCTAACAAGCCACAGGCGCTGCTGTTGTTCGAACACAGTGAGTTCAACCTTTACAGCATTCATATGGAATTGGAGCGTCTGATCGAGCGTACGTCATTGCCGATCAGGCTGGTGCCGATCCTGGGTTCCATTCGCAATGCTGATCGATTGCTGGATGTGATGCGCACCTGGGGAGTGGAGACGATTTACCACGCGGCTGCTTACAAGCATGTGCCTATGGTCGAGCACAATGTGGCAGAGGGCGTACTGAACAATGTGATTGGCACCCTGAACACTGCGCAGGCAGCCGTTCAGGCGGGTGTGAGCAACTTCGTGTTGATCTCCACTGACAAGGCCGTTCGGCCGACGAACGTGATGGGCAGTACCAAGCGTGTTGCTGAGCTGGTTCTGCAGGCGCTCAGCCGTGAGCCGGCGCCGGGCTTGTTTGGCACCGCGGGCAGCGTGCATCACGTCAACAAGACCCGTTTCACCATGGTGCGTTTCGGCAATGTGCTCGGCTCGTCGGGCTCGGTCATCCCTCGTTTCTATGCGCAGATCCGCGCGGGCGGGCCGGTGACGGTGACGCATCCGAAGATCACCCGTTACTTCATGACCATTCCCGAAGCAGCTCAGCTGGTTATTCAGGCGGGTTCGATGGGGCAGGGTGGCGATGTGTTTGTGCTCGACATGGGGCAGCCGGTTAAGATCGCTGAGCTGGCCGAGAAACTCATTCATCTGTCTGGCCTGAGCGTGCGCTCGGAAAAGTGCCCGCACGGAGATATCGCTATCGAGTACACCGGTCTGCGCCCCGGCGAGAAGCTGTACGAGGAGCTATTGATCGGCGACAACGTGAGCCCCACCGAGCATCCGATGATCATGCGCGCCGATGAGGAATATCTCGACTGGGATGTACTCAAGGACCGGTTGGCGAAACTGCTCAAGGCGGTGGAAAGCGATGATTACCCGCAGGTACGGCAGCTGCTTCGCGAGGTGGTGAGCGGGTATGTACCGGAGGGAGAAATCGTCGACTGGATCTACCAGCAGCGGCGGGTAGAGCCCGAGTAG
- a CDS encoding 4'-phosphopantetheinyl transferase family protein, producing MNDQPPYPRCCSTPLDHWPLPEALTGARLLSTSFDPAQLDPEDFDRWGIPVQKGVSKRQAEFLAGRLCALEALRGLTGKPFVPPVGEDRAPQWPQGVVGSITHSAGWAGVVAGHREHWAGLGLDIERVMTSERADRLANEILTPSELEGYTLLSLGERAELVTRSFSLKESLFKALYPLVKQRFYFQDAAVAEVTQHGTARLRLLIDLPGGWRTGAELDGQFATFDGYLLSLVSIPAQHSLVASI from the coding sequence ATGAACGACCAACCTCCCTACCCGCGCTGCTGTTCGACTCCGCTCGACCACTGGCCGCTACCTGAAGCGCTCACCGGCGCTCGTCTGCTGAGCACGTCCTTCGATCCAGCACAGCTCGATCCTGAAGATTTTGATCGCTGGGGAATTCCCGTACAAAAAGGCGTCAGCAAACGGCAAGCCGAGTTTCTTGCCGGCCGCCTCTGCGCCCTGGAAGCACTGCGCGGGCTAACCGGCAAGCCGTTCGTGCCGCCGGTAGGTGAAGACCGGGCGCCACAGTGGCCACAGGGGGTAGTTGGCTCGATCACGCACAGCGCAGGTTGGGCCGGCGTGGTCGCGGGTCATCGGGAACATTGGGCTGGTCTGGGGCTGGATATCGAACGCGTGATGACGTCCGAACGCGCCGATCGTCTCGCCAACGAGATCCTCACGCCCAGCGAGCTGGAGGGCTACACGCTCCTGAGCCTCGGCGAACGAGCCGAACTCGTCACCCGCTCCTTCTCCCTGAAGGAAAGCCTGTTCAAGGCACTTTACCCGTTGGTCAAACAGCGGTTTTATTTCCAGGATGCCGCCGTCGCGGAGGTCACGCAGCACGGCACCGCTCGCCTCCGTTTGCTAATCGACCTTCCAGGAGGCTGGCGCACAGGCGCAGAGCTCGATGGCCAGTTCGCTACCTTCGACGGTTACTTGCTCAGCCTGGTAAGTATTCCGGCCCAACATTCGTTGGTCGCCTCGATCTAG
- a CDS encoding UDP-glucose 4-epimerase family protein translates to MNVLLTGANGFLGRAIVAHLCRQDRITLSCAVRSPLAQVRFATFAVGDLCGANDWSQPLLGQQVVIHAAARAHIMKDELADPLSEYRLVNVEGTLNLARQAAAAGVERFIYISSIKVNGESTPLGKPFVSSDAPAPEDPYGLSKLEAEQGLMQLAAETGMEVVIIRPPLVYGPGVKGNFASMIKLIDRGIPLPFGAIHNKRSLVGVDNLVDLIIRCVDHPAAANQIFLAGDGKDLSTTELLLGVGKAMDKPAKLIPAPAGFLQLGATLLGKKAMAQRLLGSLQVDISKTCELLDWKPPYTVEEGLRRCFEPVK, encoded by the coding sequence ATGAATGTCCTGTTGACGGGAGCGAACGGTTTCTTAGGGCGCGCCATTGTGGCTCATCTATGCCGGCAGGATCGGATCACCCTTTCCTGCGCGGTGCGTTCACCTCTCGCTCAGGTGCGCTTTGCGACTTTTGCTGTAGGCGATCTTTGCGGTGCTAATGACTGGTCGCAACCTCTGCTTGGCCAGCAAGTAGTCATTCATGCTGCAGCGCGCGCCCATATCATGAAAGACGAGCTCGCCGACCCCCTCAGCGAATACCGTCTCGTCAACGTGGAAGGCACGCTTAATCTGGCTCGTCAGGCCGCTGCTGCTGGAGTCGAGCGTTTTATCTATATCAGTTCCATCAAGGTCAATGGTGAGTCGACGCCTTTGGGCAAGCCGTTCGTATCCAGCGACGCGCCTGCACCTGAAGACCCCTACGGGCTTTCCAAGCTGGAAGCTGAGCAAGGCCTGATGCAACTGGCTGCCGAGACTGGGATGGAGGTCGTGATAATCCGCCCTCCGCTCGTTTACGGGCCAGGTGTAAAGGGAAACTTTGCCAGCATGATCAAGTTGATCGACAGAGGTATTCCGCTGCCCTTTGGTGCTATCCATAACAAGCGCTCTCTGGTCGGTGTCGATAATCTGGTGGACCTTATCATTCGTTGCGTCGACCATCCTGCTGCCGCAAACCAGATATTTCTCGCAGGCGACGGCAAGGACCTGTCTACTACGGAGCTATTACTTGGCGTAGGCAAGGCGATGGATAAGCCAGCCAAGTTAATTCCAGCTCCTGCTGGATTTCTCCAGCTGGGTGCTACGTTGCTTGGCAAGAAGGCGATGGCTCAGCGGTTGCTAGGCTCTCTGCAAGTGGACATCAGCAAGACATGCGAGCTGTTGGACTGGAAGCCGCCGTACACGGTCGAAGAGGGCCTGCGTCGCTGCTTCGAGCCCGTCAAATGA
- a CDS encoding PA2817 family protein, producing the protein MANPYHDHNLALLAHLRGILLAMGEAEQVSEESHALFLERFDELIMNLQNVPEERHMGQDLICQVFHRYPQIAHLVPRDLLWFFGGDCLHFMPDDEIAVFQQLEERRYEAEQNDEPFDWNREKQLLSMSDEGARH; encoded by the coding sequence ATGGCCAATCCATACCACGATCACAACCTGGCCCTGCTGGCCCATCTGCGCGGCATCCTGCTTGCCATGGGCGAGGCCGAACAAGTCTCGGAAGAAAGCCACGCACTGTTCCTCGAACGCTTCGACGAACTGATCATGAACCTGCAGAACGTCCCGGAAGAGCGCCACATGGGCCAGGACCTGATCTGCCAGGTTTTCCACCGCTATCCGCAGATCGCCCACCTGGTTCCGCGTGACCTACTGTGGTTCTTCGGCGGCGACTGCCTGCACTTTATGCCCGATGACGAGATCGCCGTATTCCAGCAACTCGAAGAGCGCCGCTACGAAGCCGAGCAGAACGACGAACCGTTCGACTGGAACCGTGAAAAGCAGCTGCTGAGCATGTCGGATGAGGGTGCACGGCACTGA
- a CDS encoding polysaccharide biosynthesis/export family protein — translation MKPFIALAFTSALALQGCAFAPGQYLDPDEFKDGAEAEHGTVQLIRITPEMLKGELASDKGTSSKQELLNYKPSAYRIGANDLLYITVWDHPELTAPSGPQQQLDANGRLVRPDGTLFYPYIGNVDAAGKTIEELRATIARRLTNYIDSPQVDVSILRFGSQRVVVSGAFNTAGEVPVTTAPMTITQAIGQAGVDTETADLTGLTLKRDGREYMLDMDSLNRPDSWLHQVYLKDGDQLHLPYNDQRKIYVLGEVNLPQALSFKATSMNLMDAVGTAGGIRQETADGEALYVIRGAENMATEPAKVFQLNAKSPTAFALAKHFPLQPQDVVFVGPANITRWNRFISQLLPSANVIGIGAAADYNLGR, via the coding sequence ATGAAACCATTTATCGCTCTTGCTTTTACTTCCGCCCTCGCGCTGCAGGGTTGCGCTTTCGCCCCTGGCCAGTATCTCGATCCCGATGAGTTCAAGGATGGCGCCGAAGCCGAACACGGCACGGTCCAGCTGATCCGCATCACCCCCGAGATGCTCAAGGGCGAACTGGCCTCCGACAAAGGCACATCGAGCAAGCAGGAACTGCTGAACTACAAGCCCAGCGCCTACCGCATCGGCGCCAACGATCTGCTCTACATCACTGTCTGGGACCATCCGGAACTGACCGCACCGTCCGGCCCGCAGCAGCAGCTGGATGCCAACGGACGTCTGGTACGCCCTGATGGCACCCTCTTCTACCCGTACATCGGCAACGTCGATGCCGCCGGCAAGACCATCGAAGAGCTGCGCGCCACCATCGCCCGCCGCCTGACCAACTACATCGACAGCCCACAGGTGGACGTGTCCATCCTGCGCTTCGGTAGCCAGCGCGTAGTCGTTTCCGGTGCATTCAACACGGCCGGCGAAGTGCCGGTTACGACTGCACCGATGACCATTACCCAGGCCATCGGCCAAGCAGGCGTCGACACCGAGACCGCCGATCTTACCGGTCTGACCCTTAAGCGTGACGGCCGCGAGTACATGCTCGACATGGATTCGCTGAACCGCCCGGACTCGTGGCTGCATCAGGTTTACCTGAAAGACGGTGACCAGCTGCATCTGCCGTATAACGACCAGCGCAAGATCTACGTGCTGGGCGAGGTCAACCTGCCACAAGCGCTGTCCTTCAAAGCCACCAGCATGAACCTGATGGACGCAGTCGGCACTGCCGGCGGCATTCGCCAGGAGACTGCCGATGGTGAAGCGCTGTACGTGATCCGCGGCGCGGAAAACATGGCCACCGAGCCGGCCAAGGTGTTCCAGTTGAACGCCAAGTCGCCGACCGCCTTTGCACTGGCCAAGCACTTCCCGCTGCAGCCGCAGGACGTGGTGTTCGTTGGTCCGGCCAACATCACCCGCTGGAACCGCTTCATCAGCCAGCTGCTGCCGTCGGCTAACGTCATCGGCATCGGTGCCGCAGCGGACTACAACCTGGGCCGCTAA
- a CDS encoding glycosyltransferase family 2 protein, whose protein sequence is MKISIITVAYNSSATIETTLDSVQAQGYPDLEYIVVDGGSTDATLDVVRNYPGLVTQLISEPDRGIYDAMNKGVQRATGEVVGILNSDDFYRHSRVLQEVAEAFAADPELEVLMGDVDFVSDEDLQEPVRTYRATGFRPWMFRLGFMPPHPAIFIRKSAYERVGLYKLGYRIAADFDFLVRLLLIDRAKYRIAGTQWVRMRTGGASTAGWKSNLISTREMLRSLRENGVFSSMPMLLLRLPVKYIRQVFL, encoded by the coding sequence TTGAAGATTTCAATAATTACGGTGGCCTACAATAGTTCCGCTACCATCGAAACGACGCTCGACTCGGTACAGGCACAAGGCTATCCGGACTTGGAATATATCGTGGTCGATGGCGGTTCTACCGATGCGACATTGGATGTCGTACGTAACTATCCCGGTCTGGTTACTCAGCTTATTTCCGAGCCTGACCGCGGGATCTACGACGCGATGAATAAAGGTGTCCAGCGAGCTACCGGGGAGGTTGTTGGTATCCTCAACTCAGATGATTTCTATCGCCATTCACGGGTGCTGCAAGAGGTCGCTGAAGCCTTCGCGGCTGATCCAGAGTTGGAGGTATTGATGGGGGATGTGGATTTCGTGTCGGACGAGGATCTGCAAGAGCCAGTGAGAACTTATCGCGCGACGGGTTTCCGACCCTGGATGTTTCGTTTGGGTTTCATGCCGCCACACCCAGCAATCTTTATTCGAAAATCTGCGTACGAGCGTGTTGGGCTATATAAGCTAGGCTACAGGATAGCTGCCGATTTCGACTTTCTTGTGAGACTGTTGCTGATCGACCGAGCAAAGTATCGAATCGCAGGTACCCAATGGGTCAGAATGCGCACCGGCGGAGCCAGCACTGCTGGCTGGAAAAGCAATTTGATATCCACTCGCGAGATGCTGCGTTCATTGCGTGAGAACGGCGTTTTTTCTTCTATGCCGATGCTGTTGCTTCGATTGCCTGTCAAATACATCAGACAGGTATTTCTATGA
- a CDS encoding thiolase family protein, giving the protein MREVVIVDSVRTGLAKSFRGKFNMTRPDDMAAHCVDALLSRNDLDPALVEDCIVGAGSNEGAQGYNIGRNVAVLSRLGIGCAGMTLNRYCSSGLQAIAVAANQIASGCSDIIVAGGVESITLTLKSRNTDHLFNPIIQERVPGIYHTMGQTAELVARRYNVTREQQDLYSLQSQQRTARAQAEGLFRDEIVPMNVQYFTEDKNTGERTVHEGVVDADDCNRPDTTLESLAGLKPVFAEDGSVTAGNASQLSDGASMTLVMSLDKAIELGLKPRAFFRGFTVAGCEPEEMGIGPVYAVPRLLKAKGLQVADIDLWELNEAFASQCLYCRDTLGIDNEKYNVNGGSISIGHPFGMTGSRTAGHLIRELQRRELRYGVVTMCVGGGMGAAGLFEAVR; this is encoded by the coding sequence ATGCGTGAAGTAGTGATCGTCGATAGCGTGCGGACCGGCCTGGCCAAGTCTTTCCGCGGCAAGTTCAACATGACCCGTCCCGACGACATGGCTGCGCATTGCGTCGATGCGCTGTTGTCGCGTAACGATCTCGACCCCGCGCTGGTCGAGGATTGCATCGTCGGTGCCGGCTCCAACGAAGGCGCGCAGGGTTACAACATCGGCCGTAACGTCGCCGTGCTGTCGCGGCTGGGCATCGGTTGCGCCGGCATGACGCTCAATCGCTATTGCTCGTCGGGTCTGCAGGCCATCGCAGTGGCCGCCAACCAGATCGCCTCTGGCTGTAGCGACATCATCGTCGCCGGCGGGGTGGAATCGATCACTCTGACCCTGAAAAGTCGCAACACCGACCACCTGTTCAACCCGATCATTCAGGAACGTGTGCCAGGCATCTACCACACCATGGGGCAGACGGCCGAACTGGTGGCGCGTCGCTACAACGTGACCCGCGAGCAGCAGGACCTCTACTCGCTGCAGAGCCAGCAGCGCACTGCACGGGCGCAGGCCGAAGGGCTGTTCAGGGACGAGATCGTACCGATGAACGTCCAGTACTTCACCGAAGACAAGAACACTGGCGAGCGTACCGTGCATGAGGGCGTGGTCGACGCTGACGATTGCAACCGCCCGGATACCACGCTGGAAAGCTTGGCGGGGCTCAAGCCGGTTTTCGCCGAAGATGGGTCTGTCACTGCCGGCAATGCCTCGCAGCTATCCGATGGCGCATCCATGACGCTGGTGATGAGCCTGGACAAGGCTATCGAGCTAGGCCTCAAGCCGCGTGCGTTCTTCCGTGGTTTCACCGTGGCGGGCTGCGAGCCGGAGGAGATGGGCATCGGGCCGGTATATGCCGTGCCGCGCTTGCTCAAGGCGAAAGGGTTGCAGGTTGCCGATATCGATCTCTGGGAGCTCAATGAAGCGTTCGCCTCCCAGTGTCTGTACTGCCGCGACACGCTTGGAATCGACAATGAAAAGTACAACGTCAATGGCGGCTCGATCTCGATCGGGCATCCGTTCGGCATGACCGGTTCGCGCACCGCCGGGCATCTCATTCGTGAGCTGCAGCGGCGCGAACTGCGTTACGGCGTGGTGACCATGTGTGTGGGTGGTGGAATGGGTGCCGCCGGGTTGTTCGAAGCGGTGCGCTAA
- the pap gene encoding polyphosphate:AMP phosphotransferase produces MFESAEIGHSIDKATYDAAVPELREALLQAQYRLKAQAGFPVLILINGIEGAGKGETIKLLNEWMDPRLIRVDSFDVPSDEELAHPPAWRFWRRLPPKGHTGIFFGNWYSKMLEDRVHGRINGAELKLATARAQRLERMLCDEGALIFKFWFHLSKERMNARLDSLKNDPLHSWRISPLDWQQSKTYDKFVHHGEKILRLSSRDFAPWYVIEGADERYRSLTVGRILLEGLQAALAAAEQPERASSQPHSAPLQIDLDHLSLLDSLDLSQKLSKDDYQQQLAEEQARLSQLLRDRRLRKRGVLALFEGHDAAGKGSAIRRVTGALDPRMYRTIQIAAPSEEERAQPWLWRFWRNVPERGKFTIFDRSWYGRVLVERVEGFCTPDEWLRAYSEINDFEEQLVDADIVLVKFWLTIDKNTQLKRFKEREETVFKRFKITDEDWRNRERWDDYGHAVADMVDRTSTEIAPWTLVEANDKRFARVKVLRTLSEALEAAIEKAR; encoded by the coding sequence ATGTTCGAATCAGCCGAAATTGGTCACTCCATCGACAAGGCAACCTACGATGCGGCCGTACCCGAGTTGCGTGAAGCGCTGCTGCAGGCGCAGTACCGGCTCAAGGCACAGGCGGGGTTCCCGGTCCTGATACTGATCAATGGGATCGAGGGTGCCGGCAAAGGGGAAACCATCAAGCTGCTCAATGAATGGATGGACCCGCGGCTGATTCGCGTCGACAGCTTCGACGTGCCCAGTGATGAAGAGCTCGCGCATCCACCGGCCTGGCGCTTCTGGCGACGACTGCCGCCGAAGGGGCATACCGGCATCTTCTTCGGTAACTGGTACAGCAAGATGCTCGAAGATCGCGTGCATGGTCGCATCAACGGCGCCGAGCTGAAGCTGGCCACCGCCCGAGCTCAGCGTCTGGAGCGGATGCTCTGCGACGAGGGCGCACTGATCTTCAAGTTCTGGTTCCATCTTTCCAAGGAGCGGATGAATGCCAGGCTCGATTCGCTGAAAAACGATCCATTGCATAGTTGGCGCATCAGCCCGCTGGATTGGCAGCAGTCCAAGACTTACGACAAGTTCGTGCATCACGGCGAGAAGATCCTGCGGCTCAGCAGTCGGGATTTCGCGCCCTGGTATGTAATCGAAGGCGCCGATGAGCGTTATCGCAGCCTGACCGTCGGGCGTATTCTGCTGGAGGGGCTGCAAGCCGCGCTCGCCGCCGCGGAACAGCCTGAACGGGCATCATCCCAGCCGCATTCGGCACCGCTGCAGATCGATCTGGACCATCTGAGCCTGCTTGATAGCCTCGATCTGAGCCAGAAGCTCAGCAAGGATGACTATCAGCAGCAGCTCGCCGAGGAACAGGCGCGCTTGTCACAGTTATTGCGGGATCGTCGTCTGCGCAAGCGAGGGGTGCTGGCGTTGTTCGAAGGGCACGACGCTGCGGGCAAGGGCAGTGCGATTCGACGCGTCACCGGCGCGCTGGACCCGCGGATGTACCGGACCATACAGATTGCTGCGCCATCCGAAGAAGAGCGTGCGCAGCCTTGGCTATGGCGCTTTTGGCGCAATGTACCGGAGCGTGGAAAATTCACCATCTTTGATCGCTCCTGGTACGGCCGCGTGCTGGTCGAGCGGGTGGAAGGGTTCTGCACTCCGGATGAGTGGTTGCGCGCGTACTCGGAGATCAACGACTTCGAGGAGCAGCTGGTCGACGCCGATATCGTGCTGGTCAAGTTCTGGCTGACCATCGACAAGAATACCCAGCTCAAGCGGTTCAAGGAGCGCGAGGAAACTGTCTTCAAGCGCTTCAAGATCACCGATGAAGACTGGCGCAATCGTGAGCGCTGGGATGATTACGGGCATGCCGTGGCCGATATGGTCGATCGCACCAGTACCGAGATCGCGCCCTGGACATTGGTAGAGGCCAACGACAAGCGCTTTGCCAGGGTCAAGGTGCTGCGCACATTGAGCGAGGCGCTGGAGGCGGCGATCGAGAAGGCGCGTTGA
- a CDS encoding WecB/TagA/CpsF family glycosyltransferase, with protein sequence MSNETNHAFGVNFYTGSKATLLNCIREGVKQPYSFVVTPNVDHLAQLQENPALREAYAKARLRLCDSRILQPLLQRLGVHVEEVIPGSDLTMDLLEWADRDRLRVVLIGATEQECIKLRALYPGITLYHHNPPMGFINRPDEVQQALQFIRDNPSELVLYAVGAPRQEILASSIESHERTGMGFCIGASISFATGSIKRAPVWMQNCKLEWLHRMCSEPKRLVKRYAHDALFIVPAFMREKNYRAQKARPAKQDS encoded by the coding sequence GTGTCTAACGAGACTAACCACGCGTTCGGTGTGAATTTCTACACCGGCAGCAAAGCGACGTTGCTGAACTGCATTCGCGAGGGGGTCAAGCAGCCCTACTCGTTCGTGGTGACACCCAATGTCGACCACCTCGCGCAGCTGCAGGAAAACCCTGCGCTGCGTGAAGCCTATGCCAAGGCACGCCTGCGCCTGTGCGACAGCCGAATTCTGCAGCCGCTGCTGCAACGCTTGGGTGTGCATGTAGAAGAGGTGATCCCGGGCAGCGATTTGACGATGGACCTGCTGGAGTGGGCCGACCGGGATCGTCTGCGGGTGGTCCTGATCGGTGCTACCGAACAGGAATGCATCAAGCTCCGAGCGCTCTATCCCGGTATTACGCTTTATCACCACAACCCACCGATGGGCTTTATCAATCGCCCGGACGAAGTTCAGCAGGCATTGCAGTTCATCAGGGATAACCCTTCCGAACTAGTGCTCTATGCAGTTGGCGCGCCCCGCCAGGAAATACTCGCCAGTTCTATCGAAAGTCATGAACGAACCGGCATGGGCTTCTGCATCGGTGCATCCATTTCGTTCGCCACCGGCAGTATCAAACGTGCACCGGTCTGGATGCAGAACTGCAAACTCGAATGGCTGCATCGTATGTGCTCCGAGCCTAAACGACTGGTTAAGCGCTATGCCCATGACGCGTTATTCATAGTTCCAGCCTTTATGCGAGAGAAAAACTACCGCGCGCAGAAAGCAAGGCCGGCAAAACAGGATAGCTGA